The following are from one region of the Microbaculum marinisediminis genome:
- a CDS encoding ribonuclease D, with protein sequence MTITLHQGDLPADLSLGNAVAVDTETLGLNLNRDRLCLVQLSAGDGNAHLVQLDRNSYDCPNLKRLLADTSVTKIFHYARFDIGMIARNLGVLTEPVFCTKIASRLTRTYTDRHGLKDLCRELIGVDLSKQQQSSDWGAAELSDAQLEYAASDVLYLHLLKQRLEALLARENRTHLADACFRFLPARSLLDIAGWAEDDIFAHS encoded by the coding sequence ATGACGATTACCCTGCACCAAGGCGATCTGCCTGCAGACCTCTCGCTCGGCAACGCGGTTGCCGTCGACACAGAAACGCTCGGCCTCAACCTGAACCGCGATCGTCTGTGCCTGGTCCAGCTTTCGGCCGGAGACGGCAACGCCCATCTCGTCCAGCTCGACCGCAATTCCTACGACTGCCCGAACCTGAAGCGGCTCCTCGCCGACACCTCGGTCACCAAGATCTTCCACTACGCCCGATTCGACATCGGCATGATCGCCCGCAATCTCGGCGTGCTCACCGAGCCGGTGTTCTGCACCAAGATCGCCTCGCGGCTGACGCGCACCTATACCGACCGGCACGGGCTGAAGGATCTGTGCCGCGAGCTGATCGGCGTCGACCTGTCGAAGCAGCAGCAGAGCTCGGACTGGGGCGCGGCCGAACTCAGCGACGCCCAGCTCGAATACGCCGCCTCCGACGTGCTCTACCTGCACCTCCTGAAGCAGCGGCTGGAGGCCCTGCTCGCCCGCGAGAACCGGACGCATCTGGCCGATGCCTGCTTCCGCTTCCTGCCCGCCCGCTCGCTGCTGGACATCGCCGGCTGGGCCGAGGACGATATTTTCGCACATTCCTGA
- a CDS encoding TIGR02300 family protein, which yields MAKPELGIKRICGECGTRFYDLGRDPILCPKCGTQFLIEAVAAPVKAKPAAAKPAKEAKPAETEEDEEADESLVALEDVDAEEEDTGRVGTDDEDDDDIPDVEDDEDIADDEDEFLDDDEDEGGDVSGLIDSDIEDEEET from the coding sequence ATGGCCAAACCCGAGCTCGGCATCAAACGAATCTGCGGCGAATGCGGCACGCGCTTCTACGATCTCGGCCGCGACCCGATCCTCTGCCCCAAATGCGGAACCCAGTTCCTCATCGAGGCCGTCGCTGCGCCGGTGAAGGCGAAGCCGGCCGCGGCCAAGCCCGCCAAGGAGGCTAAGCCCGCGGAGACCGAAGAGGACGAAGAGGCCGACGAATCGCTCGTCGCGCTCGAGGACGTCGATGCCGAGGAGGAAGACACCGGCCGCGTCGGCACCGACGACGAGGATGACGACGACATTCCGGACGTCGAGGACGACGAGGATATCGCCGACGACGAGGACGAATTCCTCGATGACGACGAGGACGAAGGCGGCGATGTCAGCGGACTTATCGACAGCGATATCGAGGACGAGGAAGAAACCTGA
- the aroA gene encoding 3-phosphoshikimate 1-carboxyvinyltransferase: MTADPSSANTADPRLGARASGPLTGTVRLPGDKSISHRALIFGALAEGRTTIRGLLEGHDVIATADAMRAFGARVERHVDDAGEAVWTVDGVGVGALIEPAALLDFGNSGTGARLLLGMVAGHGIAVRFDGDASLRKRPMGRVLAPLELMGARVCDSADDRLPLTLKGTRDPIPIEYRLPVPSAQVKSAVLLAGLNSPGLTTVIEPEPTRDHTERMLVHFGARLDISRDPDGARRIALHGRPRLTGQAVTVPGDPSSAAFPLVAGLIVPGSRVTIRGVMVNPSRAGLITTLQEMGAKLTLANEREDGGEPVADVTVEAGPLTGVEVPAERAPSMIDEYPALAVAAAYARGTTVMRGLSELKVKESDRLAAVAAGLAVNGVDVRVDGDDLIVAGGAGRVAGGGTVETHMDHRIAMAFLVMGLASETPVLVDDGAMIATSFPDFVPLMRGLGADLGPVSDWPDTAPAGEPGA; the protein is encoded by the coding sequence ATGACCGCCGACCCTTCCTCCGCAAACACCGCCGACCCGCGTCTCGGCGCCCGCGCTTCGGGGCCGTTGACCGGGACCGTCAGGCTGCCCGGCGACAAGTCGATCTCCCATCGCGCCCTGATTTTCGGGGCCCTGGCGGAAGGCCGCACCACGATACGGGGCCTGCTCGAAGGACACGACGTGATCGCCACGGCGGACGCCATGCGCGCGTTCGGCGCCCGGGTGGAGCGCCACGTGGATGATGCGGGCGAGGCCGTCTGGACGGTCGACGGCGTCGGCGTCGGCGCGCTGATCGAACCCGCGGCGCTGCTCGATTTCGGCAATTCCGGCACCGGCGCGCGGCTGCTGCTCGGCATGGTCGCCGGCCACGGCATCGCGGTGCGATTCGACGGCGACGCCTCGCTCAGGAAGCGTCCGATGGGACGGGTGCTCGCGCCGCTCGAACTGATGGGGGCGCGCGTCTGTGATTCGGCCGATGACCGCCTGCCGCTGACGCTTAAGGGCACGCGCGACCCGATCCCGATCGAATACCGGCTGCCGGTCCCCTCCGCCCAGGTGAAGTCCGCGGTGCTGCTTGCCGGCCTCAATTCGCCGGGCCTCACCACGGTGATCGAGCCGGAACCGACCCGCGACCACACCGAGCGCATGCTCGTCCATTTCGGCGCCAGGCTGGATATCAGCCGGGACCCCGACGGAGCGCGCCGCATCGCGTTGCACGGCCGGCCGCGGCTCACGGGCCAGGCGGTCACGGTGCCGGGCGATCCCTCCTCCGCCGCCTTTCCGCTGGTCGCCGGCCTGATCGTGCCGGGCTCGCGCGTCACCATCCGCGGCGTGATGGTCAATCCCTCGCGCGCCGGCCTGATCACCACGCTTCAGGAGATGGGCGCGAAACTGACGCTCGCCAACGAACGCGAGGACGGCGGCGAGCCGGTCGCCGACGTGACGGTCGAGGCGGGCCCGCTCACCGGCGTCGAGGTGCCGGCGGAGCGCGCGCCCTCGATGATCGACGAATATCCGGCGCTTGCCGTCGCGGCCGCCTACGCGCGAGGCACCACCGTCATGCGCGGCCTGTCGGAGCTCAAGGTCAAGGAATCCGACCGTCTCGCCGCCGTCGCCGCCGGACTGGCCGTCAATGGCGTCGACGTGCGCGTCGACGGTGACGACCTGATAGTCGCGGGCGGGGCCGGCAGGGTCGCGGGCGGCGGCACCGTCGAGACCCACATGGACCATCGCATCGCCATGGCGTTCCTCGTCATGGGGCTGGCCAGCGAGACGCCGGTGCTGGTCGACGACGGCGCGATGATCGCCACCAGCTTTCCCGATTTCGTGCCGCTGATGCGGGGCCTGGGCGCCGATCTGGGCCCTGTTTCGGATTGGCCCGATACAGCCCCTGCCGGGGAGCCGGGCGCGTGA
- the cmk gene encoding (d)CMP kinase, protein MIIAIDGPAASGKGTLARRLAVRYGLRHLDTGMLYRAVARAVIDAGADVADPAARLAAARALDVTHLKDAASLREPGMGEAASIVAADPAVRAEILAFQRGFADQPPGAVLDGRDIGSVVCPGADAKIFVTAAPEARAERRWRELVGNGVAISYEQVLDDIRRRDDRDTSRAVAPLRPAADAHLLDTTELDIEAAFRAAVDLISGS, encoded by the coding sequence GTGATCATCGCCATCGACGGCCCCGCCGCCTCGGGCAAGGGTACGCTCGCCCGGCGGCTCGCGGTCCGTTACGGCCTGCGCCATCTCGATACCGGCATGCTCTACCGGGCGGTGGCGCGCGCCGTCATCGACGCCGGCGCGGACGTTGCCGACCCCGCCGCGCGGCTTGCCGCGGCCCGGGCGCTCGATGTCACCCACCTCAAGGATGCCGCGTCCCTGCGCGAGCCCGGCATGGGCGAGGCGGCCTCCATCGTCGCCGCCGATCCGGCGGTGCGCGCCGAGATCCTGGCGTTTCAGCGCGGCTTCGCGGACCAACCGCCCGGCGCCGTGCTCGACGGCCGCGACATCGGCTCGGTCGTCTGTCCCGGCGCCGACGCGAAGATCTTCGTCACCGCCGCGCCAGAGGCGCGCGCCGAGCGCCGCTGGCGGGAACTGGTCGGCAACGGCGTGGCGATTTCCTACGAACAGGTGCTCGACGACATCCGCCGTCGGGACGATCGCGACACCTCCCGCGCGGTGGCGCCGCTGCGCCCCGCCGCCGACGCGCACTTGCTCGATACCACCGAGTTGGATATAGAAGCCGCGTTCCGGGCGGCTGTGGACTTGATAAGCGGTTCGTGA
- the rpsA gene encoding 30S ribosomal protein S1: MSRASTGTVGGSANRNRKNTVATASMQNTPTREDFAALLEESFTQNTLEEGSVVKGTVVAIEKDMAVIDVGLKTEGRVALREFGLQGREPTIGVGDEVEVYLERVENALGEAVISRDKARREESWEKLEKAFAANEKVEGMIFNSVKGGFTVDLDGAVAFLPRSQVDIRPVRDVGPLMNTPQPFQILKMDRRRGNIVVSRRTVLEETRAEQRSELVQSLEEGQVIEGVVKNITDYGAFVDLGGIDGLLHVTDIAWRRINHPTEVLAVGQTVKVRIIKINHETQRISLGMKQLEADPWEGVEAKYPVDVRFKGRVTNITDYGAFVELEPGVEGLIHVSEMSWTKKNVHPGKIVSTSQEVEVQVLEVDPVKRRISLGLKQCMDNPWESFAERFPIGSVIEGEVKNKTEFGLFIGLDGDVDGMVHLSDLDWNRPGEQVIEEFNRGDMVKAQVLDIDVDKERISLGIKQLEGDPFATAEASELRKGGVVTCEITDVKENGLEVKIAGTDLTAFIRRSDLARDRSEQRPERFAVGEKVDARVTQFDRKTRKVSVSIKALEIAEEKEAVAQYGSTDSGASLGDILGAALSRAQAGEAEEPAAGPAADDEEK, translated from the coding sequence ATTAGTCGCGCTTCAACCGGTACGGTCGGTGGGAGCGCGAATAGGAACAGGAAAAACACCGTGGCCACAGCCAGCATGCAAAACACCCCCACACGCGAAGATTTCGCCGCTCTCCTTGAAGAGAGCTTCACCCAGAACACCCTCGAGGAAGGTTCCGTCGTCAAGGGAACCGTCGTCGCCATCGAGAAGGACATGGCCGTCATCGACGTCGGCCTGAAGACCGAAGGCCGCGTCGCGCTGCGCGAGTTCGGCCTGCAGGGCCGCGAGCCGACCATCGGGGTCGGCGACGAGGTCGAGGTCTATCTCGAGCGCGTCGAGAACGCCCTCGGCGAGGCCGTGATCAGCCGCGACAAGGCGCGTCGCGAGGAGAGCTGGGAGAAGCTCGAGAAGGCGTTCGCGGCGAACGAGAAGGTCGAGGGCATGATCTTCAACTCGGTCAAGGGCGGCTTCACCGTCGACCTCGACGGAGCCGTTGCCTTCCTGCCGCGCAGCCAGGTCGACATCCGCCCGGTGCGCGACGTCGGCCCGCTGATGAACACCCCGCAGCCGTTCCAGATCCTCAAGATGGACCGCCGCCGCGGCAACATCGTCGTCTCGCGGCGCACCGTGCTGGAAGAGACCCGGGCCGAGCAGCGTTCGGAGCTGGTGCAGAGCCTCGAGGAAGGCCAGGTCATCGAGGGCGTGGTCAAGAACATCACCGACTACGGTGCGTTCGTGGACCTCGGCGGTATCGACGGCCTGCTGCACGTCACCGACATCGCCTGGCGGCGCATCAACCATCCCACCGAGGTCCTGGCCGTGGGCCAGACCGTCAAGGTGCGGATCATCAAGATCAACCACGAGACCCAGCGCATCAGCCTCGGCATGAAGCAGCTCGAGGCCGATCCGTGGGAAGGCGTGGAGGCCAAGTACCCGGTCGACGTGCGCTTCAAGGGCCGCGTCACCAACATCACCGACTACGGCGCCTTCGTGGAGCTGGAGCCGGGGGTCGAGGGCCTCATCCACGTCTCCGAGATGAGCTGGACCAAGAAGAACGTCCATCCGGGCAAGATCGTCTCCACCTCCCAGGAGGTCGAGGTGCAGGTGCTCGAGGTCGATCCGGTCAAGCGGCGCATCTCGCTGGGCCTCAAGCAGTGCATGGACAATCCGTGGGAGAGCTTCGCGGAGCGCTTCCCGATCGGCTCCGTCATCGAGGGCGAGGTCAAGAACAAGACCGAGTTCGGTCTGTTCATCGGCCTGGACGGCGACGTGGACGGCATGGTCCACCTCTCCGACCTCGACTGGAACCGGCCCGGCGAGCAGGTCATCGAAGAGTTCAATCGCGGTGACATGGTCAAGGCGCAGGTTCTCGACATCGACGTCGACAAGGAGCGCATCTCGCTCGGCATCAAGCAGCTCGAGGGCGATCCGTTCGCGACCGCCGAGGCGTCCGAACTGCGCAAGGGCGGTGTCGTCACCTGCGAGATCACCGACGTCAAGGAGAACGGCCTGGAAGTGAAGATCGCGGGCACCGACCTGACGGCCTTTATCCGCCGGTCGGACCTGGCCCGCGACCGCTCCGAGCAGCGGCCCGAGCGCTTCGCCGTCGGCGAGAAGGTGGACGCCCGCGTCACCCAGTTCGACCGCAAGACCCGCAAGGTCTCGGTGTCGATCAAGGCGCTGGAGATCGCCGAGGAGAAGGAGGCGGTCGCCCAGTACGGTTCGACCGACTCGGGTGCCTCGCTCGGCGACATCCTCGGTGCGGCGCTGAGCCGTGCCCAGGCCGGCGAGGCCGAGGAGCCGGCTGCCGGGCCGGCTGCCGACGACGAAGAGAAGTAA
- the sppA gene encoding signal peptide peptidase SppA, giving the protein MSLDADQIVDRRRLRRKLSFWRVAAFLLATIAIMGAAAALMPESPFAPRQAHVARLALTGIIVEDRDRQELLDKIARTNSVKALILSIDSPGGTTAGSEALFDAIRKVAEKKPVVAQIGTVAASGGYAAAIAADHIVARRTSITGSIGVLFQWADVSKLLGDIGVSVDTVKSGALKAEPNPFEPTSEEARAAVRSLVMDSYDWFVGLVAERRDLDPAEARRISDGRIYSGGQALKLNLIDAIGGEETARDWLASEHNVSRRLKIRNWTTDDGLSGVGFAGAASALARAAGWDTLAMLIDRGARASGASLDGLVSLWQPQDLEK; this is encoded by the coding sequence ATGTCGCTTGATGCCGATCAGATCGTCGACCGCCGCCGGTTGCGGCGCAAGCTGTCCTTCTGGCGCGTCGCCGCCTTTCTCCTTGCCACGATCGCTATCATGGGCGCCGCCGCGGCGCTCATGCCCGAAAGCCCGTTCGCGCCGCGCCAGGCCCATGTCGCCCGGCTGGCGCTTACCGGCATCATCGTCGAAGACCGCGATCGCCAGGAGCTCCTGGACAAGATTGCCAGGACGAATTCGGTCAAGGCCCTGATCCTGTCGATCGACAGCCCCGGCGGCACCACCGCCGGCTCGGAGGCGCTGTTCGACGCGATCCGCAAGGTCGCCGAGAAGAAACCCGTCGTCGCGCAGATCGGCACCGTGGCCGCCTCGGGCGGCTATGCCGCCGCGATCGCCGCCGACCATATCGTCGCCCGCCGCACCTCGATCACCGGCTCGATCGGCGTCCTGTTCCAGTGGGCGGACGTCTCCAAGCTGCTCGGCGACATCGGCGTCAGCGTCGACACCGTCAAGAGCGGCGCGCTGAAGGCCGAGCCGAATCCGTTCGAGCCGACCAGCGAGGAGGCCAGGGCGGCCGTGCGGTCGCTGGTGATGGATTCCTACGACTGGTTCGTCGGCCTCGTCGCCGAACGCCGGGACCTCGATCCCGCCGAGGCGCGGCGCATATCCGACGGACGCATCTATTCGGGCGGCCAGGCGCTGAAGCTCAATCTGATCGACGCGATCGGCGGCGAGGAAACCGCCCGCGACTGGCTCGCCTCGGAACACAATGTCAGCCGTAGACTGAAGATCCGCAACTGGACGACCGACGACGGTCTCAGCGGAGTCGGCTTCGCCGGTGCGGCCTCCGCGCTGGCGCGGGCGGCGGGCTGGGACACGCTCGCCATGCTGATCGATCGGGGCGCCCGGGCGAGCGGCGCCAGCCTTGACGGGCTGGTATCGCTCTGGCAACCTCAAGACCTTGAAAAATAA
- the ihfB gene encoding integration host factor subunit beta, whose translation MIKSELVQRIAQANPHLYQRHVELIVNTILEEITQALARGDRVELRGFGAFSVKNRPARTGRNPRTGAKVAVEQKFVPFFKTGKEMRERLNTEKS comes from the coding sequence ATGATCAAGTCGGAACTGGTGCAACGGATTGCCCAGGCCAATCCGCACCTCTATCAGCGCCATGTCGAATTGATCGTGAACACGATCCTCGAAGAGATCACTCAGGCGCTCGCGCGCGGCGACCGGGTCGAGCTGCGTGGCTTCGGCGCCTTCTCGGTCAAGAACCGGCCCGCGCGCACCGGCCGCAACCCCCGCACCGGCGCCAAGGTCGCCGTCGAGCAGAAGTTCGTGCCGTTCTTCAAGACCGGCAAGGAAATGCGCGAGCGGCTCAACACCGAAAAATCGTAA
- a CDS encoding LapA family protein — protein sequence MLRRIIQVLVIVPLAVVIVVFSVANRHAVTISLDPFNGAEPALSLSLPLFLIVLGTLFIGVVVGGVAAWLSQGKWRQRARLSREEAARWRNRADEAARKEADASGAPRLPALKRSA from the coding sequence ATGCTCCGCCGCATCATCCAGGTCCTCGTCATTGTGCCGCTGGCGGTCGTGATCGTCGTCTTCTCCGTCGCCAACCGCCATGCGGTGACGATATCGCTGGATCCCTTCAACGGCGCCGAGCCGGCGTTGTCGCTGTCGCTGCCCCTGTTCCTGATCGTTCTTGGCACCCTGTTCATCGGCGTCGTCGTCGGTGGCGTGGCAGCCTGGCTGAGCCAGGGCAAGTGGCGCCAGCGCGCGCGCCTGTCGCGCGAGGAGGCGGCGCGATGGCGCAACCGCGCCGACGAGGCCGCCCGCAAGGAGGCCGACGCGTCGGGAGCGCCGCGCCTGCCCGCGCTGAAGCGCAGCGCCTGA
- a CDS encoding phosphoribosylanthranilate isomerase yields MAPIAATDRQGFRHVHVDVKICGLTDETAVAAVRDAGAEYAGFVFFPPSPRHLSAARAAALAAPLRGQATVVALTVDADDQAFDDIFDTFGPDMLQLHGQESPERIAALKRRYTVPVMKMIPVREARDLGAVEAYLAVADRILFDAKAPADATRPGGLGLSFDWRLLAGLDLPVPFMLSGGLDPDVVGEAIRIARPNAVDVSSGVETAPGVKDPSAIARFVKAVRAAEAARDRSMERIPS; encoded by the coding sequence ATGGCACCTATCGCCGCCACGGACAGACAGGGTTTTCGGCACGTGCATGTGGACGTCAAAATTTGCGGACTGACGGATGAAACGGCCGTCGCGGCGGTGCGCGACGCGGGCGCCGAGTACGCCGGTTTCGTCTTCTTTCCGCCGAGCCCGCGGCATCTGAGCGCCGCGCGCGCCGCCGCGCTGGCCGCGCCCTTGCGCGGCCAAGCCACCGTGGTCGCGCTCACCGTGGACGCCGACGACCAGGCCTTCGACGACATCTTCGACACGTTCGGGCCGGACATGCTGCAGCTGCACGGCCAGGAGAGCCCGGAGCGGATCGCGGCGCTGAAGCGCCGCTACACCGTGCCGGTGATGAAGATGATCCCGGTCCGTGAGGCCCGCGACCTCGGCGCGGTGGAGGCCTATCTCGCGGTCGCCGACCGCATCCTGTTCGATGCCAAGGCGCCGGCGGACGCGACGCGGCCCGGCGGCCTCGGCCTCAGCTTCGACTGGCGGCTGCTCGCCGGCCTTGACCTGCCCGTCCCGTTCATGCTGTCGGGAGGGCTGGATCCGGATGTCGTCGGCGAGGCGATCCGCATTGCCCGGCCGAACGCCGTCGACGTCTCGTCGGGCGTCGAGACCGCTCCCGGCGTCAAGGACCCGTCCGCGATCGCCCGTTTCGTCAAGGCCGTGCGCGCCGCCGAAGCCGCACGCGATCGCTCAATGGAAAGGATACCGTCGTGA
- the trpB gene encoding tryptophan synthase subunit beta, which translates to MTVAPPNTYRAGPDERGHFGLFGGRFVAETLMPLILDLEIAWNEAKTDPAFQAELTHLNAHYTGRPSALYFAERLTEHCREAAAAAGGKGGAKIYFKRDELNHTGSHKINNCLGQILLARRMGKTRIIAETGAGQHGVAAATVAARFGFPCHVYMGATDVERQKPNVFRMKLLGAEVHPVTSGAGTLKDAMNEALRDWVTNVESTYYIIGTAAGPHPYPELVRDFQSVIGKEVREQMMAAEGRLPDVLVAAVGGGSNAIGLFHPFLDDTDVEIYGVEAGGHGLEGEEHCASLNAGRPGVLHGNRTYLLQDDDGQILEGHSISAGLDYPGVGPEHSWLHDSGRVTYVPITDTEALDAFQTCTRLEGIIPALEPSHALAQVLKIAPTLAQDKIICMNMCGRGDKDVFTVGKIMGYEL; encoded by the coding sequence GTGACCGTCGCCCCGCCCAACACCTATCGTGCCGGACCGGACGAGCGCGGCCATTTCGGCCTGTTCGGCGGACGCTTCGTCGCCGAGACGCTGATGCCGCTGATCCTCGATCTGGAGATCGCCTGGAACGAGGCCAAGACGGATCCGGCGTTCCAGGCCGAGCTCACCCATCTGAACGCCCACTACACCGGCCGGCCGAGCGCGCTGTATTTCGCCGAGCGGCTGACCGAGCACTGCCGCGAGGCCGCCGCCGCCGCGGGTGGCAAGGGCGGCGCCAAGATCTACTTCAAGCGCGACGAGCTGAACCACACCGGCAGCCACAAGATCAACAACTGCCTCGGCCAGATCTTGCTCGCCCGCCGCATGGGCAAGACCCGCATCATCGCCGAGACCGGCGCCGGCCAGCACGGCGTGGCGGCGGCCACCGTCGCCGCCCGGTTCGGCTTTCCCTGCCACGTCTACATGGGCGCCACCGACGTCGAGCGGCAGAAGCCGAACGTGTTCCGCATGAAGCTGCTGGGCGCCGAGGTGCACCCGGTGACCTCCGGCGCGGGCACGCTCAAGGACGCCATGAACGAGGCGCTGCGCGACTGGGTGACCAACGTCGAGAGCACCTACTACATCATCGGCACCGCCGCCGGCCCGCACCCCTATCCCGAGCTGGTGCGCGACTTCCAGTCGGTGATCGGCAAGGAGGTGCGCGAGCAGATGATGGCGGCCGAGGGCCGGCTGCCCGATGTGCTGGTGGCCGCCGTCGGCGGCGGCTCCAACGCCATCGGCCTGTTCCATCCCTTCCTCGACGACACCGACGTCGAGATCTACGGCGTCGAGGCGGGCGGCCACGGCCTGGAGGGCGAGGAGCACTGCGCTTCGCTGAACGCCGGGCGCCCGGGCGTCCTGCACGGCAACCGCACCTACCTGCTGCAGGACGACGACGGCCAGATCCTGGAGGGCCACTCGATCTCCGCCGGCCTCGACTATCCCGGCGTCGGCCCGGAGCATTCCTGGCTGCACGATTCCGGCCGCGTCACCTACGTGCCGATCACCGACACGGAGGCGCTCGACGCCTTCCAGACCTGCACCCGGCTCGAAGGCATCATCCCGGCGCTGGAGCCCTCGCACGCGCTGGCGCAGGTGTTGAAGATCGCGCCGACGCTGGCGCAGGACAAGATCATCTGCATGAACATGTGCGGCCGCGGCGACAAGGACGTCTTCACCGTCGGCAAGATCATGGGGTACGAGCTTTGA
- a CDS encoding flavodoxin family protein → MTTAPSSRSDYTGLRAVFINCTLKRSPEPSHTERLMRNAVAIMESAGVAVDVLRVADHDVAFGIYPDMREHGADQDAWPGTFWPKVAAADIVVLGTPIWLGEESSLCRTVIERLYAHSGQLNDAGQSIFYGKTGGAIVTGNEDGIKHVSMTVLYALQHIGFSIPPQADCGWIGEAGPGPSYGDDGAGFDNAFTRRNTIIMTWNLMHLAGLLKASGGFPTHGNQRPKLDDNWFGHPKLDSK, encoded by the coding sequence ATGACGACCGCGCCCTCGTCACGTTCGGACTATACCGGCCTGCGCGCGGTGTTCATCAACTGCACGCTGAAGCGGTCGCCCGAACCCTCACACACCGAGCGGCTGATGCGCAACGCGGTGGCGATCATGGAGTCCGCCGGCGTCGCGGTGGATGTCCTCAGGGTTGCCGATCACGACGTTGCGTTCGGGATCTATCCGGACATGCGCGAGCACGGCGCGGACCAGGACGCATGGCCGGGGACCTTCTGGCCAAAGGTCGCCGCGGCCGACATCGTGGTCCTGGGAACGCCGATCTGGCTCGGTGAGGAATCGTCGTTGTGCCGCACGGTGATCGAGCGGCTCTATGCCCATTCCGGCCAGCTCAACGACGCCGGCCAGAGCATCTTCTACGGCAAGACCGGCGGCGCCATCGTCACCGGCAACGAAGACGGCATCAAGCACGTGTCGATGACGGTGCTCTACGCGCTGCAGCACATCGGCTTCTCGATCCCGCCCCAGGCGGACTGCGGCTGGATCGGCGAAGCCGGACCGGGCCCCTCCTATGGCGACGACGGCGCCGGCTTCGACAACGCCTTCACCCGTCGCAACACCATCATCATGACGTGGAACCTGATGCACCTTGCCGGACTGCTGAAAGCGAGCGGCGGCTTTCCCACACACGGGAACCAGCGGCCGAAGCTCGACGACAACTGGTTCGGCCACCCGAAACTGGATTCGAAGTGA
- the trpA gene encoding tryptophan synthase subunit alpha, whose translation MTTSRIDRRFAALHAEGRAGFVTFVMAGDPDYVTSLEIVKALPAAGADVIEIGMPFSDPMADGPAIQAAGRRALDGGQTLKKTLAMVSAFRQTDADTPIVLMGYYNPIYSYGNETFLDDARQAGVDGLIIVDLPPEADDELCLPAIEHGINFVRLATPTTDDKRLPKVLSNTSGFVYYVSITGITGTRAPDAAAVSSAVGRIKRHTDLPVAVGFGVKTPEQAAAIAAGADAVVVGSALIEAVKGSLNADGHATNATVPAVAELVSRLAEGVRAGRPVAAE comes from the coding sequence ATGACCACATCCCGCATCGACCGCCGTTTCGCCGCCCTGCACGCCGAGGGCCGCGCCGGGTTCGTCACCTTCGTGATGGCCGGCGATCCCGACTACGTAACCTCGCTGGAGATCGTGAAGGCGCTGCCGGCCGCCGGCGCCGACGTGATCGAGATCGGCATGCCGTTCTCCGATCCGATGGCCGACGGCCCCGCGATCCAGGCCGCCGGACGCCGCGCGCTCGACGGCGGCCAGACGCTGAAGAAGACGCTCGCCATGGTCAGCGCCTTCCGCCAGACCGACGCCGACACGCCGATCGTGCTGATGGGCTACTACAACCCGATCTATTCGTACGGCAACGAGACCTTCCTGGACGACGCCAGGCAGGCCGGCGTCGACGGGCTGATCATCGTCGATCTTCCGCCGGAAGCCGACGACGAGCTGTGCCTCCCTGCGATCGAGCACGGCATCAACTTCGTCCGGCTGGCCACGCCGACGACCGACGACAAGCGCCTGCCGAAGGTGCTCAGCAACACCTCGGGCTTCGTCTACTACGTCTCGATCACCGGCATCACCGGCACCCGGGCGCCGGATGCGGCCGCGGTGTCGTCCGCGGTCGGCCGCATCAAGCGCCACACCGACCTGCCGGTCGCGGTCGGCTTCGGGGTCAAGACGCCGGAACAGGCCGCCGCGATCGCGGCGGGCGCCGACGCGGTGGTGGTCGGGTCGGCCCTGATCGAGGCGGTCAAAGGCTCGCTCAACGCCGACGGCCATGCTACCAATGCGACCGTACCGGCGGTCGCGGAGCTGGTTTCCCGGCTCGCCGAGGGCGTGCGTGCGGGCCGCCCCGTCGCCGCGGAGTGA